The Shewanella mesophila genome contains the following window.
ACTATCTTGGTTGGGAATGCTTTATTTGTTAGGGTTCGGCATGCTATTTATCTATTGGAAATTATCGATTTAAAGTCAGGCGATTTAAAGTCATTCGATTTAAATGGCTTGATGGAGTTCATCTTCTAAACCGTTATCTTTTTAATAAGGATGTTTACTTGATTCAATATATCTACCGCGCCAATTCGTTTATTGGTGCGCTGCTGTTTATTACTCTGTTAATGATGATGGTAACGAGTCATATCTCTGCCGCTAGCGAGCGCCCACAGGCCTCCACTGATATAAAAAACTCTGATCTGACCTCTTTAGCTGAGGCGTTCGACAATAGCATCTTGGCTAACGAGCGGCCTTTTTATGGGGTGATGTTACTGGTACAAGATGGCGAGGTTGTTTACCAATACAAACATGGATTTGAGGGGATGGAACAACCAGATAGTGATAGTTATTTTTTACTCGCTTCCCAGTCAAAGATGATCACGGCGGCAGTCGTCTTGGATGCCGTCGATAAGGGTAAGATCTCACTGGAACAGACGCTTAATCACTATTTAAAGTCGGCTAGTGCGCCTTTATACGACCCCAATATCACCATTAAGCAGTTACTTAGCCACACATCTGGGATCGCCCCAATAGGCAAAGACAACCGATTTATGCCAGGTAGCCAATTTCAATATTCGAATTTTGGCTATGAGATGTTGGCAAAGGTGCTGGAAATTCAGTATCAGCGGCCGTTCAACGCGATCGTTAATCAGTTTTTGTTGGACAAGGGAATTAATGGGATATTGGCACAAATGGGTCCGACAAAGGCGAAAGCCGCGAGCCTGTATAAAGATATTCAAGGGTTAGAGATGCGACCTCATGGCTCGTCCGGTGCGGTTGGCAATCAAATGGGTAATTACGAGATGGTTGATTACGAGATCACTGCAGATCTATTACCCGGTGGTGGCTTGCTAGGCTCTACTAAGGGGTTAGCTCAATATTTACGAGCGTTACATGGTGGATTACTGCTACCTAAAGCCTTATATCACGCTATGGTGACTCCTGTGATTAAGCGTAATCATCGTTGGAGTGAGCTCTATTATGGTTATGGAGTGCAGATTAATCAGCAACAGCTGGTCGAATATAGCCACTCGGGATACCTACCAGGGTTTCAATCGTTAAGCTTAAGTTATCCTCAAAACGATACCTATTTTGTCTTGTTGGAAAATAGCTCTTGGCCTTTAGATGATATGGATAAGGTCTTTGGCCTGCAAGATAAGTTAAGAGGAATACTGCGCCAACACTTGATACTGGCGCAGCTTGCTGAAAATAAACCCTGAGTAAAATGAAAATTCGGCTATAATGTTGCGCAATGATGATGGCGCAGCCGCGCAATCCTAAAGGTAAAGACAACTAAGTATGATTAACAACGATATATTACGCCGCTTACGTTTTGTGTTTGACTACCAAAATGCCAAAATGATAAAAATTTTTGCCAAAGTTAAACACGAGGTAACACAAGAAGAACTCCTCAATATGCTTAAGAAAGAAGCTGAAGAGGGTTATCAACCTTGTAATGACAAGATGCTTTGTCGTTTTCTCGATGGCTTAATTATCGAAAAGCGTGGCTTAAAAGAGGGAGCTGAAATTCCTGAGCCTATCGCGCAGTTAAACAACAACCTTATTTTCAAGAAGCTTAGAGTGGCGCTTGAAATGCGTGAAGAGGATATCATTAGCGCCCTAGCACTGGCGGATTTCAATATGAGCAAGTCTGAATTAGGTGCGCTATTTAGAAAGCCTGGCCATAAACATTTTAAAGAATGTGGTGATCAGGTTCTGCGTAACTTTTTGACAGGCTTGTCACTTAAATATCGTGGCAAATAGGCTCAAACATATTTGAGTTTGAAGCACAGCTAAGGCTGTGCTTTTTTATGCCTTAAAATCATTGCGTTTTAAACGCTGGCTTTAATAAAAAATAATCAAAAAATGATCGTCGAAAAGGCAACAAAGATCACACTTTGTGGTAATCTTGGCAGAATCATACGACCGCAACTTCACTATTACAAATACAGAAAGGTTACCAATGGACGATAATAAACGCCCGCTATATCTTCCTTTTGCCGGACCCGCGATCCTCGAAGCGCCGTTAATCAACAAAGGCAGTGCATTTACCGAAGAGGAGCGGATCTTTTTTAACCTTGAAGGTCTCTTGCCTCATGTGATTGAGACTATCGAAGAGCAAGCCTCTCGTGCTTACGATCAATACAAAAATTTTAGTAATGATCTCGATAGGCATATCTATCTTAGAAACATTCAAGATACTAACGAGACTCTGTATTATCGTCTGTTGCAAAATCATATTACTGAGATGATGCCTATTATCTACACCCCAACCGTGGGTCTAGCTTGTGAGCGTTTCTCGAAGAACTACCGCCGTAACCGCGGACTGTTTATCTCCTATCCCAATAAAGATCGTATCGATGACATCCTAAATAATTCAACACGCCAGAAAGTGAAGATTATTGTGGTTACCGATGGCGAGCGTATTCTGGGCCTTGGCGACCAAGGTATTGGTGGTATGGGAATTCCGATTGGTAAGCTATCGCTATACACAAGTTGTGGCGGCATAAGTCCTGCTTATACGTTGCCTATCACCCTCGATGTCGGCACAGATAATCCGCACTTGCTTGAAGATCCCATGTACATGGGCTGGCGTAATCAGCGTATCGGCGGTGAAGAATATACCGAGTTTGTCGAAGCCTTTATGCAGGCGGTACATCGACGCTGGCCTGATGCCTTGATCCAGTTTGAGGATTTTGCGCAGAAGAATGCCATGCCTTTGCTTGAACGTTATAAAGACCAATATTGTTGTTTTAATGACGATATCCAAGGTACAGCCGCAGTGACAGTGGGATCTTTACTGGCAGCCAGTAAAGCGGCCAAGACTCAGCTATCTAAACAGCGTATTGCTTTTTTAGGGGCGGGCAGTGCGGGTTGTGGTATTGCAGAAGCCATTGTGGCGCAGATGGTGTCAGAAGGGATCAGCGATGCGCAAGCGCGTCAGCAAGTGTTTATGGTTGACCGTTGGGGATTGCTGCAAGATAACATGCCTAACCTGTTGCCGTTTCAACAGAATCTAGCTCAAAAAGCGGCTGAAGTTGATGGTTGGCATACCGATAATGAAAACATCTCATTATTGGATGTCATGCATAACGGTAAGCCAACGGTACTTATCGGTGTCTCTGGGGCGCCAGGTTTGTTTAGTGAAGAGATAATTAAGGCGATGCATAATCATTGTGCGCGGCCAATTATCTTTCCATTGTCGAATCCGACCAGCCGTGTAGAGGCGACGCCAAAGGATATCTTGCACTGGACTAATGGTGAAGCCTTAGTCGCTACAGGTAGTCCGTTCGAACCTGTGGTCATTGAAGACAAAACATTTGAGATTGCCCAGTGCAATAATAGCTATATCTTCCCCGGCATTGGTCTTGGGGTATTAGCCTCTGGGGCTAAACGTGTCAGCAATGAGATGCTGATGGCATCGAGCAGAGCCTTAGCCGAGTGTTCGCCACTGGCAATCGAAGGCGAAGGTTCGTTATTACCCGCACTCGAAAATATTCATCACGTTAGTAAGCATATTGCGTTTGCCGTTGCCAAAGTTGCTGTGGAGCAAGGTCATGCACTGCCGTGCAGCGATGAGTTACTGCTACAAGCTATTGAAGACAATTTCTGGACTGCTGAGTATCGTCGCTATAAGCGTACCTCTTTCTAGACATTTTTGTTGGTCTAAACCTAAAAAGCTGCCGATGGCAGCTTTTTTTATGGCATTAGATTGCAAATAAACTCAGATGGTTAATCGAATTTAATCTTGCGTTAGATCACAAAGTTAATCAGAGGCTTTTGAAGTGCTCGTCATTCCAGAACAATAGCTAGCTATTTTAAGTTTGAATTAATCTCAGTGGGTAAAGGTAGGCCTAAACCTTATATCTGCCCTTTATCATAGCGATGAAATACAAGGAAAAATCGTCTGTAAGTCGTCATGCTGGAGGCTTATTTTTTAGGTTATAAGCCTAATAATTGGGAGTTATCATGAAGTATATTGCGCTTTTATCATCACTATTATTTGCCGCTTCGGTTGCAGCCGTTGATTGCACCGATTGTCACGAAAAAGTCGACCTAGCAGTTCATCAGGAAGCTGCCGCAACCTTGGCAACTTGTAATGATTGCCATGGTATGGCTGACGCGCACACAGTAGATATGGAAATTCATACACCAGAATTAACTATTACTGAATGTGCAGATTGTCACGGGATGGAAAAGTAAGTCGATTTCATTGAAGACCTGATTTGGCCATTTTAGAATAAGCCACCTGTAGGAGGTGGCTTTTTTATTTTCAATGAAAAATCGGCTTTCAGCGACGCTTACAAGTGTTAGGTTAACTCGACTTTTTTAACCTGACGCTACCACTGATAGTACTCATTTTGATATCGGCGTTACCATTAGATAGTTGAAAGTTAAGTGTACTGTTCGGAGAGTATTTCTGTTTGTAGGGTTTATCGTCTGTTAATGAGTTTTGGATTTTTCCACCTGGCCCCCCATCGATCTCAAAACTAGCATCACTGTTGTCTGGCAAGGTTAGGTTGATATCGCCGCTGACACTGCTTAAGCTGGCTTTGCTTGTTATAGATTGCATAGAGAGTGTTACATCACCACTGACACTTTGGCTCTTAATATGACTGATATCCTCTAGTGTTAGGTTGGCGTCGCCAGACACGATCTCAATAGCAACTTCATCAGCCTTACTATTTGCAGTGAGTTGGCCGCTAACCAATTTGTAACTGACGTTGCCGATACTCTGATTGTCCTTGATGTTACCTGATACTGTTTCAAGCGATAATTTGCCCTTAGATGTGTTACTTTGTATATCGCCAGAGACCGTATATATGGTTACCTCATTCGCGAGATTTGTCGCCTTAATGTTTCCGCTAACGGATTGAATATTAATGTCACCATTGAGGTCGTTAACGTGATAGCTCGTCGATACGCCTTCTGCAGATAAATTTAGTTCTCTTGGCACCATAATAGTTAACTTTGAGCCATCCTTGTTATTGCCTGAATAGCGCCGTGGCATTTTATCCTCAATACTGATTATGTTGCCTTTTTTCTCGACTATTAACCCTTCACTGAGTTCGTCGAGTGTACCTGTCACCTGGATTTCATTGTTCTCCCACGGAGTAATTTGCACGTCACCCCGATGAACTTGGAGATTAAGTTTCGGGTTACTCTCGGTGGTTATTTTCTTATCGACGCTTTGCGCGGCAAGTAAAACTGGGCTCATCATCAACATCGGGATAATGGCTAATTTATAGTTGATCTTCATATTATTTCGTCCCTATTTTTTTGGTTTATAGGCAATCGTTGTCCTTGCCTGAGCAGATCTATTTCCCGTTCCTGAGTCCAAAGCCACAGTTGCCATAGTTGTTTATCGGTTGGGTTAAGCTGTAATGTTCGGTAAATTTGCTCGGCTGCCGCTTTTAGTTGCTCGACGCCTTGCTCTACTGGTTGGCCGTATTGGCTACTTTGCCAATTCACCTTTTGTACTTGATTTTGTAATTCAAGAACCTGTTGCTGATGCTGAGCCCTGATTGATTCAAGGGATGTTAGCAAGGGAGTTAGCTCTGGCGCCATGAGATTTGATGTTACATATTGTTGTCCCGCAATCATTGAAAGTAACAGTAAACTGGCGATGGCAACTGGTCGCCAATAACGGTTTTGATTGGTTATAGGTGTCTCTAATCTGTGCTCTATTTGAGGCCAAAGATCATGGGCTGGAGTGAGCTCTCTCGAGGCATTAGCGATAAGGGTATCAAGTTGGTTGTCGTGGGTTGTCATCAAATCATCTCCTGCAACAATTTCTTTGCTCGGTGATATTGGGCTTTACTTGTGCCCGCAGCGATGTTGAGTTGCCTAGCTATTTCTTCATGCTGATAACCTTCTAACGCAAACAGCACAAATACTATTCTGGCTCGTTCTGGTAACTGCAATAATAGTTTGTCGATCACTTCGTAGTGCAGTTCGGTGCCACAGGCTTCACTAAGCTGATCTGCGGGTAATAATCTCGCCCAAAAGCTTTTCTGTTTTTTGATTGTGGTTAGCGCTTGATTTACGCTTAACCTGTGGAGCCAAGTGCTAAACTGACTACTAGCATCAAACAGTGGCAGCTTTTGCCATAAGCGAATAAAGGTTTCTTGAGTGGCTTCTTCTGCTAGGTCGGTTTGGCCAGCAAGACGAAAGCACAGGGCGTAGACGCGGCGATGATGAAGTTGATAAAGCTCGTGAAACGCCACCTTATCGCCCTGCTTTGCGCGGTCAATTAGCGATGCTTCTGACATCTGCTGTGGTGTATCCGAAGGCTGCAATGCGCTCAACGCTTATTCCCTGTTTGCGATTTAATATCTATTAGACACGTCCAAGTTGATAAAAGGTTTAAAGCGAATGGGTATTTTTTTACCTATATTGTGAAACGCGACATCACTCGGTGAAAAAACCTTAAGAATCGAGTTATAAGGAGAACTTTATCGACCTAATCGTTAACCGAGAACCTTGAATACCATAAATTCTCCCTAATTAAGCACAACTTATATGATTTGGCCTTTCAAACCAAATGATTGAACGGGTTAAATTTGTTTATGAGTATCAATATTAGCCGAGGGATAGGCGGAAAAATTGTTTAACGTTTCAATGTTGGTGTCTTTCAAATACCAATTGCGCCCCAACAAGATCGGCGAGTGGCTGCCAACTGTTTTGAATAGGGGAGTTCGCTTCGCGGACCTTCTGCCAAGTATTTTGCCGCTGCATAATTCAGCTAATTCATCTTTGATCATATCTAAGCTAAAAACGTCCTCTTTTACAGGAGTGAGCAGCTCCCCCAAGCTTCGGCGAGTACATTAATCTTAGAATCGACATAAACCGCAGATAGAGTTATTAAGTCGCTGTCACATTTTCGCCTGTCTTGATTGTGATTCCCGACTAAATCGATATGGGTTCCCTCCGTTACCCCATTGATAGGGAAAGCGCAGTTGGTGAGCCAGTGGCGCAACTAATGATATCGGCATCGTTGACCGAACTCAGCAGACTTGTACACGTTTCCACTTGAAGATCTGGGCGTGATTTTTTATTGCTGCGACAATGCATTCTGATTTTTCGTGGTTTTGTCCCCAGCACGTGACTTTCTCAATTGGACGCACGGAAGCATGGGCTAAAGCCATAAAGGTCGCTCACTCTCCAGTTCCCATAACAAGCCTTGTGTGAATATTTTATGCAATAACGTCTTGGGTTGAAATCAACTCCTGAGTGATATCTCTATTTTTAGGTCTTACCTGTTGGTGTCTTGACGATATTTAATGCTGTTCGGCATTAAAATATATCAGTAATACGAGTGAGTTGCCGATAATGACTATAATTAACTCTTGAAGTGGTTAAGCTGATATCGGTGAATCCCATCCGAGGATGAAGTCACTCAGGAATAATAAACAACGTAAGGATTTTCTTTCTATGCTCATACGCCATAAATTACTCGTAAGTGCTGCAGTTTCTATTTGCTCAGTGATTGCGATGTTTGGTTTGCAGAGACATTCGGCCGCGACATTGGACGATTTGTCTCACGCAGCCCAAAAAGTAATTGAACTTGAAAAGGATGTTTTGAGTTTGCGGAAAGATGAAAAGGATTTTTTTGCCCGTTTAGATATTAATTATCTTGATAAACATAAGCTTAATGCCAGAGAATTAGATTCAACTATCAGAACGCTCGATGAGATATTTCTGGCTTATGATATTCCGACCAATGCGTTAGATTCCTTTAAGCAAAGTATTGAGCGATATGAAACTGTATTTGTTGATCTGGTTAAATTGCAGCAACAGGTAGGGCTTAACCCTAAAGATGGACTCTATGGTCGATTACGTGGAGCTGTGCATAATGTTGAAACCTTAGTGAAGGAGAACAATGAGCCCGAACTGCTAGTGACCATGTTACAACTAAGGCGCAATGAAAAGGATTTTATGTTACGCCGTAGCTTGAGCTATTTAGACAAGTTTGATAGCAATATCGCAATCCTCAGACAACAAGTTGATTCGTCACTCCTAAACAGTAATGTAAAGTCAGAACTTGGTCGTTTGATTGATGCTTATGGTGCTGATTTTAAAGCTTTGGTAACTAAAGAGCAGGAACTCGGCTTAACGGAGAATGAGGGACAAATGGCAGCGCTGAGAGCCAGTGTCGCCGATGCAGAAAAAGGATTAGCGACTTTAAAAGAGCAGGCATTAGAGGCGATTCATAGTGCTGAAAGCAGTGCGGTGACAATTAGTATTGCCATTTTTGTATTGATAACGGTTGTTTTGATCAGTTTTACTCTGGTAATTATTCGCAGCATTATGGAGCCAGTGCAAAGGATCAGTAGTGTGATATCCGCTATTGAGCAGACAAAAGATCTCTCCTTGCGCTGTGACACAAGAGTAGACGATGAAATTGGTCAAATTGCCACCCATTTTAATGGCATGGTGTCATCTTTTCAGCAATTGATTAAGCAAGTATTAGAATCGGTTGATGTGGTTAACCATTCTTGTCACGAGTTATCGGCAAACTCAATACGAGCTTCTGAAGGGGTGGCGCGTCAGCTCAATGAAACCGATATGGTTGCTACTGCCATTACAGAGATGGGGGCAACCATTGATGAGATTGCCAGTAATACGGAACTTGCAGCAGAACGTGCTAGCAATACCCATGACAATGCTCAGAAAGGGCAGGTTGGTGTAGTGCAAACCATTGAAAAAATTCAAGCATTAGCTGAAGAGCTGAATCATTCTGCTAATGTGGCTGCCGATTTAGAAAAAGACAGTGAAACCATAGGCAGCGTACTCGATGTCATTCGTGGCATTGCTGAGCAGACTAACTTACTTGCGCTTAATGCGGCGATAGAAGCAGCAAGGGCTGGGGAGCAGGGCAGAGGCTTTGCCGTGGTTGCTGATGAAGTGAGAAGTCTCGCGATGCGCACCCAAGAGTCGACCGAAGAGATTGCGGGTATTATTCAAACGCTACAATCTCGCACGCGTTCAATCGTTCAGCTGATGGAGTCAACTCAAAAGCAGGGTGGTGAAAGTGCCGAGCAGGCAGCCAGCGCTGGGGCCTTGTTAGAGCAGATTAACTCAGATGTCACTAATATCATGGACATGAGTACTCAGATAGCCGCTGCGATTGAAGAACAAAGTATGGTGGCATCAGAGGTCAATAAAAATGTCGTGATTATTCGTGATATAGCTGCGGAATCTGCGACCGCTGCAGATGAGAATGCATCGGCGTCAGATGAAGTCAAAGCGCGAACCGAATCTTTGCTTCAGGCTGTCAGTCTATTTAAGATTTAGTCCGACAAACCAGCAGAGAAGTTTAAGCGGTTAATAACAGTAAATGATGGGTGCGAATGAAATTAAACCATTTTTTGAATTTGTTAGGCTTAGTTCTTCTACTGCTGTCTGTCATTACAGCTAGTATCATCTATTATTTTGTTTACCTTCCAGCTATTGCAGAGCAGGTATTACAGAAGCAACACAAAGAGCTAGCAGTTGTTCAAAAAGGTATCGAGTTTTCACAGCGTAACCTTGAAACGCTCTGTTATGACTATGCCCTCTGGGACAATATGGTTGAGTTTGTTGAATCAATGTCCATAGACTTTATTCAATCCAATCTCATGGATAATACCTTTGAAGCAGCCAGTTTAGACGGCTTTTACATTTTTGATAGAAAAGGGCTGCTCAAATGGCATTATGCAAAGAATCGTAATTATAGCCCGCAATATTTACCTCAGGAGACGGCGGGTTTTATCGGTAGAATTTTGCCCCCGGCAGATGTTTTTTTACAAAATAAGCCGAGTGTTCGAAATGGCTTACTCAACATGGGGAGCAAACTGGTCTATTTTAGCAATGTAACAATAATGCCAACCAGTGGTACTGGTGATATTGTTGGCAGTCTTTTGGTGGTTAGAGAGCTCAGCGGTAAGGCTGAACAGGAGATTGGCGAGTTAAGCTTAGTTAATTTTCATATCACTAAGTTAGATGTCAATTTTACAGCACCTAATATGCTGGATTTCCGCAGTCCTCCAAACGTGGTAGAGATAGCAAGCTCTCATGCTTGGATTATTAAGGATGTTTTAGGTTTTGCTGCGGCAAAAATCACCGTAAACCATGCTGAAGGGCAGTTGCCATCCATTTTTACCCTAGAATCTTTATTAATGTTTTTCAGCGTGTTGATCATGACATCTATCGCAATATTGCCGCTGTCTTGGTTTGTGTTGCGTCCGTTACGGGTAGTCAATCAAGTGTTATCTAAAATGGCGACTAAAGAACGATTACTTAGAATGCCTACGACTTGGCGTATAGACGAAATCGCGAATTTAACCCTCTCATTTAACTTAGTGGTCGATAAGCTTGAGCGACACCAAAATTATCTCGAAAACCTCTCCTTTAATGATGCTTTGACAGGTATTGCTAATCGGCGCAGTTTGGAGGTTTTTGCCGAACGGGCGCACGAGCATTGGCGTGCTGGAAAGGGGGCCATTGGTTTTTTAATGATTGATATCGATTATTTTAAAATTTATAACGATTCAGTAGGTCATCAAGCTGGCGATCAAGTGCTTATTCGAGTCGCCCAAGCCTTAATGGTTGAATGCCGTCGGCGCGGGGAGTTAGTTACTCGCTATGGTGGTGAGGAGTTTTGTGTAGTTATTCAAGGGGATAACACTGCGCAGATGACCTTGTTGGCAGAGCGTCTTTTGAAGCGTGTTCGAGCCCTCAATATTTATCATGAGCAATCACCATTAGGTATTATCACTGTGAGTATAGGTGGAGTATTCTACCCACCTTTTCATCCGCAGTTTACTGATGTTGACTGGCAATCAATGATAGGTTTAGCAGACGGCCAACTTTATGTGTCTAAACATGCGGGGCGTAATTGTCTCAACATAAACTATCAAAGCGTTAACCCACTCATGATTGTGGGTTAACGCTCTATAACTTAAAGGTATTAACCTGTTGGCGCATAGTCGTTGCGAGATCTGTTAGCTTATCGATAGATTGGGCAAGTTCAAGTGCTGATGCTGTCGAGTGCATGGCAATATCACTGATCGCGATAATACTGCGATTGATGCTTTCAGCAACACTACTTTGCTCTTGTGCTGAATCACTGACAGTGTTTGCCGCGTTGACAACACCGATTAATATTCCTCGAAGATGAGAGAATAGATCGTTAAAGCTGGTCGAGAACGGCCCAAGTTCATCGTTATCTAACTTGTTAAAAGTCACCGTAAGATCGGAGTTTTTCTGGATGCTTGTTAGTTGGCCCCTGATGTAATTAATGGGCGTCATCACAGCTCAGTTAATCCAAACACCAATAACAAGACTGGCTATCACTGTCAATGTGGTCAGCGTGATGAACAAGGTCAGTGAAGACTAATAAACGTCACTAATTTTGTCTTTCTCTTGAGAGGTTACGCGAAGCTACAATGAAATTAATTCTGAGGTAGTGCCGCTGATAGGGTCGGTTACCTTGTAAAGCGGAATAATCTCATTATCTAGGGCGCTTTTGACATTGCCTGACATACTGGCGAGTTTCTGAAGTAGATGTTCAATTTTCTGATTGGTGAGGGTAAATAGTCGTTCTGCGTTAGCGACCAGTTGTCTTTCTTGTTCTGTCAATTCGGTCGATACATATTTTTGCTAACGAATATCAATATTACGACTAGCATCACGCAGGGCTGTCGTAGCTTCATTAGCGTTAAATTCCCCTGCATTAGCCTTATTGATAGCGTCCATAACAAATACCGCATAATCATCAGCAATGACTTTCAAATCTTCGAGAGGAACTACTCTGTGGTTGTAGATAGTGATAACGCCTTTTTCAATAGTCGTCATCATGTTAATGGCAAGTACACAGATACCTATCTGTAGTGTGAGTGGCAGCATAATGCCAAATGCCATTTTATGCTTGATTTGAGTGTTGTTCATCTTACTAATCTAAAAGTGGAGGTTTTATCTAAAATGATCGAACTTTAGTTGTGTTTATCGGTATGGCAAAAGAATACTGCAGGAGGGGGGGAATATTGAGAAACAAAAAAGCCTCGCAATGCGAGGCTTTTTCTAGACGCTAGTAGCACCTAATAAAATTTGGTGCCCGAACCCGGAATCGAACCAGGGACACGAGGATTTTCAATCCTCTGCTCTACCGACTGAGCTATTCGGGCGACGGGGTGCATTAAAAAGCTTTTGCGCATTTGAGTCAACTAATTTTTTAAAAATAGTTGGCTAAAGCTTTTGTTTGAGCAAGTTTTGCTCGAAACGATGGTTTTTATATCAAAAGTGTCATAAGAGGGAGTTTAAAGGTCGGATGTAGCCTGTTTGGCGCTAGGTGAGAATAACAGTAAAAAGCTCCGCATTTGCGGAGCTTTTTAAGTGTTACTTTAGCATTTCATTGTCAGGGAAGTTGGTTTTCATCACCAACAATACATTATCTTTCAACTGCTGTTGTCCTAGTTCATCATAGGCGGTCGCCATTATTTCTAATGCTCGCTCTGTCGACGGCGTACCTGGATATGCTTCCATTACTGTTTGAGCTCTGACTGCTGCGGCGCTCCATGCGTTCATCTTAATATAATATTCAGCAACCGTAATTGAGTACTTTGCTAAACGATTTTTCAAAAATAACATACGTTTTTGCGCATCGACAGCGTATTTACTGTTAGGATAGGACTTTATCAAACGGTCAAAATCTTTAAAGGCATCTTGCGCTGCTTTTGGGTCTCTATCTGTCCTGTCAATGTTTAACATGTCATGAAACATATAATTATCTGAC
Protein-coding sequences here:
- a CDS encoding DUF1456 family protein — encoded protein: MINNDILRRLRFVFDYQNAKMIKIFAKVKHEVTQEELLNMLKKEAEEGYQPCNDKMLCRFLDGLIIEKRGLKEGAEIPEPIAQLNNNLIFKKLRVALEMREEDIISALALADFNMSKSELGALFRKPGHKHFKECGDQVLRNFLTGLSLKYRGK
- a CDS encoding DUF4097 family beta strand repeat-containing protein; translated protein: MKINYKLAIIPMLMMSPVLLAAQSVDKKITTESNPKLNLQVHRGDVQITPWENNEIQVTGTLDELSEGLIVEKKGNIISIEDKMPRRYSGNNKDGSKLTIMVPRELNLSAEGVSTSYHVNDLNGDINIQSVSGNIKATNLANEVTIYTVSGDIQSNTSKGKLSLETVSGNIKDNQSIGNVSYKLVSGQLTANSKADEVAIEIVSGDANLTLEDISHIKSQSVSGDVTLSMQSITSKASLSSVSGDINLTLPDNSDASFEIDGGPGGKIQNSLTDDKPYKQKYSPNSTLNFQLSNGNADIKMSTISGSVRLKKSS
- a CDS encoding RNA polymerase sigma factor gives rise to the protein MSEASLIDRAKQGDKVAFHELYQLHHRRVYALCFRLAGQTDLAEEATQETFIRLWQKLPLFDASSQFSTWLHRLSVNQALTTIKKQKSFWARLLPADQLSEACGTELHYEVIDKLLLQLPERARIVFVLFALEGYQHEEIARQLNIAAGTSKAQYHRAKKLLQEMI
- a CDS encoding serine hydrolase domain-containing protein; protein product: MIQYIYRANSFIGALLFITLLMMMVTSHISAASERPQASTDIKNSDLTSLAEAFDNSILANERPFYGVMLLVQDGEVVYQYKHGFEGMEQPDSDSYFLLASQSKMITAAVVLDAVDKGKISLEQTLNHYLKSASAPLYDPNITIKQLLSHTSGIAPIGKDNRFMPGSQFQYSNFGYEMLAKVLEIQYQRPFNAIVNQFLLDKGINGILAQMGPTKAKAASLYKDIQGLEMRPHGSSGAVGNQMGNYEMVDYEITADLLPGGGLLGSTKGLAQYLRALHGGLLLPKALYHAMVTPVIKRNHRWSELYYGYGVQINQQQLVEYSHSGYLPGFQSLSLSYPQNDTYFVLLENSSWPLDDMDKVFGLQDKLRGILRQHLILAQLAENKP
- a CDS encoding NAD-dependent malic enzyme, encoding MDDNKRPLYLPFAGPAILEAPLINKGSAFTEEERIFFNLEGLLPHVIETIEEQASRAYDQYKNFSNDLDRHIYLRNIQDTNETLYYRLLQNHITEMMPIIYTPTVGLACERFSKNYRRNRGLFISYPNKDRIDDILNNSTRQKVKIIVVTDGERILGLGDQGIGGMGIPIGKLSLYTSCGGISPAYTLPITLDVGTDNPHLLEDPMYMGWRNQRIGGEEYTEFVEAFMQAVHRRWPDALIQFEDFAQKNAMPLLERYKDQYCCFNDDIQGTAAVTVGSLLAASKAAKTQLSKQRIAFLGAGSAGCGIAEAIVAQMVSEGISDAQARQQVFMVDRWGLLQDNMPNLLPFQQNLAQKAAEVDGWHTDNENISLLDVMHNGKPTVLIGVSGAPGLFSEEIIKAMHNHCARPIIFPLSNPTSRVEATPKDILHWTNGEALVATGSPFEPVVIEDKTFEIAQCNNSYIFPGIGLGVLASGAKRVSNEMLMASSRALAECSPLAIEGEGSLLPALENIHHVSKHIAFAVAKVAVEQGHALPCSDELLLQAIEDNFWTAEYRRYKRTSF
- a CDS encoding methyl-accepting chemotaxis protein, whose amino-acid sequence is MLIRHKLLVSAAVSICSVIAMFGLQRHSAATLDDLSHAAQKVIELEKDVLSLRKDEKDFFARLDINYLDKHKLNARELDSTIRTLDEIFLAYDIPTNALDSFKQSIERYETVFVDLVKLQQQVGLNPKDGLYGRLRGAVHNVETLVKENNEPELLVTMLQLRRNEKDFMLRRSLSYLDKFDSNIAILRQQVDSSLLNSNVKSELGRLIDAYGADFKALVTKEQELGLTENEGQMAALRASVADAEKGLATLKEQALEAIHSAESSAVTISIAIFVLITVVLISFTLVIIRSIMEPVQRISSVISAIEQTKDLSLRCDTRVDDEIGQIATHFNGMVSSFQQLIKQVLESVDVVNHSCHELSANSIRASEGVARQLNETDMVATAITEMGATIDEIASNTELAAERASNTHDNAQKGQVGVVQTIEKIQALAEELNHSANVAADLEKDSETIGSVLDVIRGIAEQTNLLALNAAIEAARAGEQGRGFAVVADEVRSLAMRTQESTEEIAGIIQTLQSRTRSIVQLMESTQKQGGESAEQAASAGALLEQINSDVTNIMDMSTQIAAAIEEQSMVASEVNKNVVIIRDIAAESATAADENASASDEVKARTESLLQAVSLFKI
- a CDS encoding sensor domain-containing diguanylate cyclase is translated as MKLNHFLNLLGLVLLLLSVITASIIYYFVYLPAIAEQVLQKQHKELAVVQKGIEFSQRNLETLCYDYALWDNMVEFVESMSIDFIQSNLMDNTFEAASLDGFYIFDRKGLLKWHYAKNRNYSPQYLPQETAGFIGRILPPADVFLQNKPSVRNGLLNMGSKLVYFSNVTIMPTSGTGDIVGSLLVVRELSGKAEQEIGELSLVNFHITKLDVNFTAPNMLDFRSPPNVVEIASSHAWIIKDVLGFAAAKITVNHAEGQLPSIFTLESLLMFFSVLIMTSIAILPLSWFVLRPLRVVNQVLSKMATKERLLRMPTTWRIDEIANLTLSFNLVVDKLERHQNYLENLSFNDALTGIANRRSLEVFAERAHEHWRAGKGAIGFLMIDIDYFKIYNDSVGHQAGDQVLIRVAQALMVECRRRGELVTRYGGEEFCVVIQGDNTAQMTLLAERLLKRVRALNIYHEQSPLGIITVSIGGVFYPPFHPQFTDVDWQSMIGLADGQLYVSKHAGRNCLNINYQSVNPLMIVG